A single region of the Neodiprion pinetum isolate iyNeoPine1 chromosome 5, iyNeoPine1.2, whole genome shotgun sequence genome encodes:
- the LOC124220612 gene encoding uncharacterized protein isoform X1, with translation MGKSGHKGHGRYWLSVKPPSRKRKFRERRNRLKAHAVALSTVRQDNVHLVNKQVANECNISGTAPQSSESADLKFELDLYDQNIMDNQLKDVVARETVVNRIDDAYMVVMEEEPQEQATHQREKTSRKYTHGAEMQQGTDETGDIRSRLHDNNIWQVDNSCDGSFTDFIVKPAHVDEADIQNPGTRYTIDLKYMLSELHREFDYHNSIYNCNFDSLHYVLTKHVGLTTKFLFECKMCSTRAYISAEPVEAKNLSISESIVATTNSTGIEYSQLIEILNSTNVQFMTEWQTQDTEVSNFEKAAEAEMKVAGKEEKRLAILRGDMTNGVPYIPVVANGTWIKRPHRSGKHDSLSGLSVIVGFHTQKVLFAAVRNKYCTACNVAERKNEIPKEHQCFKNEESNQSSSNIESSAIAEGFIRSLEMHGLVYSALIVDGDSSVYKKILECNPYDDYYVKKIECTTHLLQNLTTKIKEIAKTKLKSDSKTKMKESSEATKAIGEWRKVIQGSTLRICTAVVKASQYHMTQDISLSDKVERLRKDMVNIPNHVFGEHTRCAGLGYFCDGIPKEGEKNNVPVLTEIGLFDRIFEAITHLNWHAESLLYNVTRSTMQS, from the coding sequence ATGGGTAAAAGTGGTCACAAAGGGCATGGTAGATACTGGTTATCCGTGAAACCACCGAGTCGAAAACGCAAATTCCGCGAACGCAGAAATAGATTGAAGGCACATGCAGTAGCACTATCAACGGTACGCCAAGACAATGTGCATCTTGTGAATAAGCAGGTCGCAAATGAGTGTAACATATCAGGTACGGCGCCTCAAAGTTCCGAGTCTGccgatttaaaatttgaattagATTTATATGATCAAAATATCATGGATAATCAATTGAAGGATGTTGTCGCTAGAGAAACAGTCGTGAATCGCATAGATGACGCCTACATGGTAGTCATGGAAGAAGAACCTCAGGAACAGGCGACTCATCAACGTGAGAAAACTTCAAGGAAATATACGCACGGTGCTGAAATGCAACAGGGAACGGATGAAACTGGAGACATTCGATCAAGACTACACGACAATAATATATGGCAGGTAGATAACAGTTGTGATGGGAGTTTCACAGATTTTATAGTTAAACCGGCACATGTAGACGAAGCTGATATCCAAAATCCAGGTACTCGATACACTATTGATTTAAAATACATGCTCTCTGAGTTGCACAGGGAATTTGACTATCataattcaatttacaattGCAACTTTGATTCTCTACACTATGTATTGACAAAGCATGTAGGTCTGACGACAAAGTTTCTTTTTGAATGTAAAATGTGTTCGACACGAGCATACATTTCAGCGGAGCCCGTCGAAGCAAAAAACCTTTCGATTAGTGAGAGTATAGTGGCTACAACAAATTCTACCGGGATAGAATATTCTCAACTAATAGAGATTCTTAATTCGACAAATGTTCAATTCATGACCGAATGGCAGACTCAGGATACGgaagtttcaaatttcgaaaaagcaGCTGAAGCAGAAATGAAAGTAGCTGgcaaggaagaaaaaaggcTCGCAATTCTGCGTGGTGATATGACGAATGGAGTGCCGTACATCCCAGTTGTAGCAAATGGAACTTGGATAAAAAGGCCACATAGATCTGGAAAACATGATTCGCTGTCTGGTCTTAGTGTTATTGTCGGCTTCCATACTCAAAAAGTTCTATTTGCAGCAGTTCGAAACAAGTACTGCACAGCTTGTAATGTGGCtgaaagaaagaacgagatTCCCAAAGAACACCAATGcttcaaaaatgaagagaGTAATCAGAGCTCTTCCAATATAGAAAGCAGTGCAATCGCTGAAGGATTTATACGAAGTTTGGAAATGCACGGACTAGTATATTCTGCACTGATAGTGGATGGCGACAGCAGCGtctacaaaaaaattctggagTGCAACCCATATGATGACTATTACGTGAAGAAAATCGAGTGCACGACCCATCTGTTACAAAATCTTACCACCAAGATCAAAGAAATTGCTAAAACTAAATTGAAATCcgattcaaaaacaaaaatgaaggAATCGTCAGAAGCTACGAAAGCTATCGGAGAATGGCGAAAAGTTATCCAAGGTAGTACACTAAGAATTTGCACGGCTGTGGTAAAGGCAAGCCAGTACCACATGACCCAAGATATCTCGTTGTCTGACAAAGTAGAACGTCTGAGAAAAGATATGGTCAATATTCCAAATCATGTGTTTGGTGAACACACGCGATGCGCTGGATTAGGATACTTCTGTGATGGTATTCCGAAAGAaggcgaaaaaaataatgtgccAGTTTTGACTGAAATAGGATTGTTCGATAGGATTTTTGAAGCGATTACACACCTGAATTGGCATGCCGAGAGTTTGCTATACAACGTCACCAGAAGCACTATGCAAAGCTAG
- the LOC124219375 gene encoding protein maelstrom homolog isoform X1, with protein MPKKQQHNAFYFFMQDFRKTQETQGKKFPGGLQEIATVCSPEWQKMTDQQKGPYEARAKNAKVKSGISGMKYTSQGVPITLIEKEAKRKQEFEDNMNDYIKMTVNMTDHIDELISKKFYFIHVNWLCRKLLPNGEGDFYPIEFAVAEFSLKDGVAKPYHEIIDLDVPMGYASDALQHSEATHKISPNPPGGEKNFSIMYQRLRNLLEPETIGDELPPLYTTRGVMEIVPGLLSRMAKTVGQTADMFRVYSLETLFFHIRNTAASKIDTVGFPALTIAEDQIHRDIFDYVSGIACDYHQNIDGATMHCSLSVVIRWAYTICDFCCLDVGIEMKPGAHCPLNTDMDRIRDLKEKRESDMDNLMAESVNRIRSMTGVTEEHRVKTSARTYKEDQERRQNFQPLKIIDHSKLLNSNVPDNKCDPNAPSTSIQSTSTFAQKKVERPLRLPRGPSFAMSVSDTEKVPSMDHMNFPAIGGRGINLRKASTEKFPPIGRGRGGTFDN; from the exons ATGCCGAAAAAACAGCAACATAACGCGTTTTACTTCTTCATGCAAGACTTCAGGAAGACGCAAGAGACTCAAGGGAAAAAATTTCCCGGCGGCCTCCAAGAAATCGCCACAGTTTGCAGCCCGGAGTGGCAG AAAATGACGGATCAACAAAAAGGGCCTTATGAGGCTCGTGCCAAAAATGCTAAGGTAAAAAGCGGTATCAGTGGTATGAAATACACTTCGCAGGGGGTGCCAATCACACTCATAGAAAAGGAAGCCAAAAGGAAACAGGAGTTCGAAGACAATATGAATGACTACATTAAAATGACAGTCAACATGACGGATCACATAGATG aGTTGATCAGCAAGAAGTTTTACTTCATTCATGTGAACTGGCTTTGTCGAAAGCTCCTTCCAAATGGAGAGGGTGATTTTTATCCCATTGAGTTTGCTGTCGCTGAGTTCTCGCTTAAGGATGGTGTTGCCAAACCTTACCATGAAATCATTGACTTGGACGTTCCAATGGGATACGCATCTGATGCCTTACAACACTCAGAGGCTACTCATAAGATTAGTCCCAACCCGCCTGgtggtgaaaaaaactttAGCATCATGTATCAGCGATTGAGAAACTTACTAGAACCTGAAACAATTGGCGATGAATTACCACCACTCTATACTACAAGAGGTGTAATGGAAATTGTGCCCGGACTATTGAGCCGAATGGCTAAGACTGTCG GCCAAACAGCAGACATGTTCCGAGTTTATTCACTggaaacacttttttttcacattcgcAACACTGCTGCATCAAAGATTGATACTGTCGGTTTTCCAGCGCTTACAATAGCAGAGGACCAAATACACAGGGATATTTTTGACTATGTGTCAGGTATCGCATGTGAT TATCATCAAAATATAGATGGAGCAACAATGCACTGTAGCTTATCTGTTGTGATTCGGTGGGCATATACCATATGTGATTTTTGTTGCTTGGATGTGGGCATTGAAATGAAGCCCGGAGCCCATTGTCCACTGAATACTGACATGGATCGTATAAGAGATTTGAAGGAAAAGAGGGAAAGTGACATGGATAATTTGATGGCTGAAAGTGTAAATCGAATCAGATCTATGACAGGg gtGACTGAAGAACATAGGGTGAAAACCTCTGCGCGTACTTACAAGGAAGACCAAGAACGgcgacaaaattttcaaccattaaaaattatagatCATAGCAAATTGCTAAATTCCAATGTACCAGATAACAAATGTGATCCGAATGCACCAAGCACTAGTATTCAATCTACTTCTACTTTTGCG CAGAAGAAGGTGGAAAGACCGCTTCGGTTACCACGTGGACCAA GTTTCGCCATGAGCGTAAGTGACACCGAGAAAGTACCGAGTATGGATCATATGAACTTCCCAGCGATTG GTGGCAGAGGAATCAATTTGAGGAAGGCTTCTACCGAAAAGTTTCCACCAATTGGCCGTG GTCGCGGTGGCACATTCGacaattaa
- the LOC124219375 gene encoding protein maelstrom homolog isoform X2 has translation MPKKQQHNAFYFFMQDFRKTQETQGKKFPGGLQEIATVCSPEWQKMTDQQKGPYEARAKNAKVKSGISGMKYTSQGVPITLIEKEAKRKQEFEDNMNDYIKMTVNMTDHIDELISKKFYFIHVNWLCRKLLPNGEGDFYPIEFAVAEFSLKDGVAKPYHEIIDLDVPMGYASDALQHSEATHKISPNPPGGEKNFSIMYQRLRNLLEPETIGDELPPLYTTRGVMEIVPGLLSRMAKTVGQTADMFRVYSLETLFFHIRNTAASKIDTVGFPALTIAEDQIHRDIFDYVSGIACDYHQNIDGATMHCSLSVVIRWAYTICDFCCLDVGIEMKPGAHCPLNTDMDRIRDLKEKRESDMDNLMAESVNRIRSMTGVTEEHRVKTSARTYKEDQERRQNFQPLKIIDHSKLLNSNVPDNKCDPNAPSTSIQSTSTFAKKVERPLRLPRGPSFAMSVSDTEKVPSMDHMNFPAIGGRGINLRKASTEKFPPIGRGRGGTFDN, from the exons ATGCCGAAAAAACAGCAACATAACGCGTTTTACTTCTTCATGCAAGACTTCAGGAAGACGCAAGAGACTCAAGGGAAAAAATTTCCCGGCGGCCTCCAAGAAATCGCCACAGTTTGCAGCCCGGAGTGGCAG AAAATGACGGATCAACAAAAAGGGCCTTATGAGGCTCGTGCCAAAAATGCTAAGGTAAAAAGCGGTATCAGTGGTATGAAATACACTTCGCAGGGGGTGCCAATCACACTCATAGAAAAGGAAGCCAAAAGGAAACAGGAGTTCGAAGACAATATGAATGACTACATTAAAATGACAGTCAACATGACGGATCACATAGATG aGTTGATCAGCAAGAAGTTTTACTTCATTCATGTGAACTGGCTTTGTCGAAAGCTCCTTCCAAATGGAGAGGGTGATTTTTATCCCATTGAGTTTGCTGTCGCTGAGTTCTCGCTTAAGGATGGTGTTGCCAAACCTTACCATGAAATCATTGACTTGGACGTTCCAATGGGATACGCATCTGATGCCTTACAACACTCAGAGGCTACTCATAAGATTAGTCCCAACCCGCCTGgtggtgaaaaaaactttAGCATCATGTATCAGCGATTGAGAAACTTACTAGAACCTGAAACAATTGGCGATGAATTACCACCACTCTATACTACAAGAGGTGTAATGGAAATTGTGCCCGGACTATTGAGCCGAATGGCTAAGACTGTCG GCCAAACAGCAGACATGTTCCGAGTTTATTCACTggaaacacttttttttcacattcgcAACACTGCTGCATCAAAGATTGATACTGTCGGTTTTCCAGCGCTTACAATAGCAGAGGACCAAATACACAGGGATATTTTTGACTATGTGTCAGGTATCGCATGTGAT TATCATCAAAATATAGATGGAGCAACAATGCACTGTAGCTTATCTGTTGTGATTCGGTGGGCATATACCATATGTGATTTTTGTTGCTTGGATGTGGGCATTGAAATGAAGCCCGGAGCCCATTGTCCACTGAATACTGACATGGATCGTATAAGAGATTTGAAGGAAAAGAGGGAAAGTGACATGGATAATTTGATGGCTGAAAGTGTAAATCGAATCAGATCTATGACAGGg gtGACTGAAGAACATAGGGTGAAAACCTCTGCGCGTACTTACAAGGAAGACCAAGAACGgcgacaaaattttcaaccattaaaaattatagatCATAGCAAATTGCTAAATTCCAATGTACCAGATAACAAATGTGATCCGAATGCACCAAGCACTAGTATTCAATCTACTTCTACTTTTGCG AAGAAGGTGGAAAGACCGCTTCGGTTACCACGTGGACCAA GTTTCGCCATGAGCGTAAGTGACACCGAGAAAGTACCGAGTATGGATCATATGAACTTCCCAGCGATTG GTGGCAGAGGAATCAATTTGAGGAAGGCTTCTACCGAAAAGTTTCCACCAATTGGCCGTG GTCGCGGTGGCACATTCGacaattaa
- the LOC124218998 gene encoding uncharacterized protein gives MSVSEIEFVDCKEEPDVVESAGNASPDILESVNNVAANTLPQRSREKYESVYEKFMQWKKTRKTTSFSEHVLMAYFIELSKNLKPSTLWSHYSMLKSTIGAKHKVDMSTYARLSAFLKRQATGYHGKKSKVLTSNDVENFLNNAPDNQYLATKVALVLGVTGACRREELCNLTIKDIDDNGSMALIVIRRSKTNKLRSFTVVGEFYNIFKRYAVLRPKNVMSNRFFLNYQNGKCTQQVIGINKFGGMPKQIASYLNLPEPETYTGHSFRRTSVTLLANAGADITTLKRHGGWRSNRVAEEYIKDSLNKKTKICEQIAETVHLRPSTSSFRNSHVNSTFAPPSPKKEVLDEIEVNNGASTVDAESDITMKQQGEWRSNPAAEEYTKDSLNNKSKTCEQIAESAHSRPSISSSDSSEVDSPSAPPSPQKEKDREDEFEVNHGASASTNNPESSTSSTPTSLNFNHCSNVTINLSCSNVTISLLLKNA, from the exons ATGAGTGTAAGTGAAATCGAATTCGTCGATTGTAAGGAGGAACCAGATGTCGTAGAATCGGCTGGCAATGCGTCACCAGATATCCTGGAATCGGTTAACAATGTGGCAGCGAATACATTGCCGCAGAGGTCTCGAGAGAAGTACGAGTCTGTTTATGAGAAATTTATGCAAtggaaaaaaacgagaaagacGACATCGTTCTCTGAGCATGTCCTGATGGcatatttcattgaattatcaaaaaatttgaagccaTCAACATTGTGGAGCCACTATTCGATGTTGAAAAGTACAATCGGTGCTAAACACAAAGTTGACATGAGTACATACGCGAGATTAAGTGCATTTTTGAAACGACAAGCAACTGGATATCATGGCAAGAAATCGAAAGTTTTGACATCAAATGatgtggaaaattttctcaacaatgCTCCCGATAACCAATACTTGGCAACAAAG GTTGCCCTAGTTCTCGGAGTGACTGGAGCATGTAGAAGAGAAGAGCTCTGTAACCTAACCATAAAAGACATTGATGACAATGGCTCTATGGCGCTAATAGTAATTCGGCGATCTAAAACAAATAAGCTACGGTCATTCACAGTTGTTGGAGAATTCTACAACATTTTCAAAAGATACGCTGTCCTCCGTCCAAAAAATGTAATGTCCAATAgattctttttaaattatcagAATGGAAAGTGTACGCAGCaagttatcggaattaacaaATTTGGCGGTATGCCAAAGCAAATTGCGTCGTACTTGAATTTGCCAGAACCTGAGACGTATACTGGTCATAGTTTTCGGCGGACTTCAGTGACTTTACTTGCCAATGCTGGAGCTGATATTACAACTTTGAAGCGCCATGGTGGATGGAGATCCAATCGAGTGGCAGAAGAATATATTAAAGATTCGTTGAATAAGAAGACCAAAATTTGTGAACAGATTGCCGAAACAGTGCATTTACGTCCATCGACGTCTTCCTTTAGGAATAGTCATGTAAATTCCACATTCGCACCACCGTCACCAAAAAAAGAAGTTTTAGATGAAATTGAAGTGAATAATGGCGCATCGACTGTCGATGCTGAATCTGACATAACTATGAAGCAGCAGGGTGAATGGAGATCCAACCCAGCGGCAGAAGAATATACTAAAGATTCACTGAATAATAAGTCCAAAACTTGCGAACAGATCGCTGAATCAGCGCATAGTCGTCCATCGATATCATCCTCAGATAGTAGTGAAGTAGATTCTCCATCCGCACCACCGTCaccacaaaaagaaaaagatcgTGAAGATGAATTTGAAGTGAATCATGGTGCATCGGCATCAACCAATAACCCTGAATCGTCTACATCATCTACACCTACatctttgaatttcaatcattGTTCAAATGTAACAATTAATCTTTCATGTTCAAATGTAACCATTAGTCTTCTCTTAAAAAATGCATAA
- the LOC124220612 gene encoding uncharacterized protein isoform X2, with translation MVVMEEEPQEQATHQREKTSRKYTHGAEMQQGTDETGDIRSRLHDNNIWQVDNSCDGSFTDFIVKPAHVDEADIQNPGTRYTIDLKYMLSELHREFDYHNSIYNCNFDSLHYVLTKHVGLTTKFLFECKMCSTRAYISAEPVEAKNLSISESIVATTNSTGIEYSQLIEILNSTNVQFMTEWQTQDTEVSNFEKAAEAEMKVAGKEEKRLAILRGDMTNGVPYIPVVANGTWIKRPHRSGKHDSLSGLSVIVGFHTQKVLFAAVRNKYCTACNVAERKNEIPKEHQCFKNEESNQSSSNIESSAIAEGFIRSLEMHGLVYSALIVDGDSSVYKKILECNPYDDYYVKKIECTTHLLQNLTTKIKEIAKTKLKSDSKTKMKESSEATKAIGEWRKVIQGSTLRICTAVVKASQYHMTQDISLSDKVERLRKDMVNIPNHVFGEHTRCAGLGYFCDGIPKEGEKNNVPVLTEIGLFDRIFEAITHLNWHAESLLYNVTRSTMQS, from the coding sequence ATGGTAGTCATGGAAGAAGAACCTCAGGAACAGGCGACTCATCAACGTGAGAAAACTTCAAGGAAATATACGCACGGTGCTGAAATGCAACAGGGAACGGATGAAACTGGAGACATTCGATCAAGACTACACGACAATAATATATGGCAGGTAGATAACAGTTGTGATGGGAGTTTCACAGATTTTATAGTTAAACCGGCACATGTAGACGAAGCTGATATCCAAAATCCAGGTACTCGATACACTATTGATTTAAAATACATGCTCTCTGAGTTGCACAGGGAATTTGACTATCataattcaatttacaattGCAACTTTGATTCTCTACACTATGTATTGACAAAGCATGTAGGTCTGACGACAAAGTTTCTTTTTGAATGTAAAATGTGTTCGACACGAGCATACATTTCAGCGGAGCCCGTCGAAGCAAAAAACCTTTCGATTAGTGAGAGTATAGTGGCTACAACAAATTCTACCGGGATAGAATATTCTCAACTAATAGAGATTCTTAATTCGACAAATGTTCAATTCATGACCGAATGGCAGACTCAGGATACGgaagtttcaaatttcgaaaaagcaGCTGAAGCAGAAATGAAAGTAGCTGgcaaggaagaaaaaaggcTCGCAATTCTGCGTGGTGATATGACGAATGGAGTGCCGTACATCCCAGTTGTAGCAAATGGAACTTGGATAAAAAGGCCACATAGATCTGGAAAACATGATTCGCTGTCTGGTCTTAGTGTTATTGTCGGCTTCCATACTCAAAAAGTTCTATTTGCAGCAGTTCGAAACAAGTACTGCACAGCTTGTAATGTGGCtgaaagaaagaacgagatTCCCAAAGAACACCAATGcttcaaaaatgaagagaGTAATCAGAGCTCTTCCAATATAGAAAGCAGTGCAATCGCTGAAGGATTTATACGAAGTTTGGAAATGCACGGACTAGTATATTCTGCACTGATAGTGGATGGCGACAGCAGCGtctacaaaaaaattctggagTGCAACCCATATGATGACTATTACGTGAAGAAAATCGAGTGCACGACCCATCTGTTACAAAATCTTACCACCAAGATCAAAGAAATTGCTAAAACTAAATTGAAATCcgattcaaaaacaaaaatgaaggAATCGTCAGAAGCTACGAAAGCTATCGGAGAATGGCGAAAAGTTATCCAAGGTAGTACACTAAGAATTTGCACGGCTGTGGTAAAGGCAAGCCAGTACCACATGACCCAAGATATCTCGTTGTCTGACAAAGTAGAACGTCTGAGAAAAGATATGGTCAATATTCCAAATCATGTGTTTGGTGAACACACGCGATGCGCTGGATTAGGATACTTCTGTGATGGTATTCCGAAAGAaggcgaaaaaaataatgtgccAGTTTTGACTGAAATAGGATTGTTCGATAGGATTTTTGAAGCGATTACACACCTGAATTGGCATGCCGAGAGTTTGCTATACAACGTCACCAGAAGCACTATGCAAAGCTAG